TCGTTGCAGGCCTCTAGTGTTAAAGGAAACAGCCATGAGCAACGGTTGGTCATTTGAAACCCGTCAGATCCACGTAGGCCAGGAGCCCGACGCCACCACCGGCGCCCGCGCACTGCCGATCTACCAGACAACATCATTCGTGTTCCCGTCGGCCGAGAGCGCCGCGGCGCGGTTTGCCCTGGCGGAGCTGGAGCCGATCTACACCCGCATCGGCAACCCCACCACGGCAGTGGTCGAAGACCGCATTGCCAACCTCGAAGGCGGCGTCGGCGCATTGCTGCTGGCGTCGGGCCAGGCGGCAACCACTTTTGCGATCCTGAATATTGCCGAAGCCGGCGATCACATTGTCTCCAGCCCCAGCGTCTACGGAGGCACATTCAACCTGCTGGCCCACTCGCTGAAGAAGCTCGGCATCGAGACCACGTTCGTCTCCGACCCCGACAACCTGGACGAATGGCGTGCAGCCGTGCGTCCCAACACCAAGGCGTTCTTCGGCGAGACGGTCTCCAACCCGCGCCAAGACGTGCTGGATTTGGAAAACATCAGCGCGATCGCCCACGAAGCCGGCGTGCCGCTCATCGTGGACAACACCCTTGCCACCCCGTACCTGATCCGCCCGCTCGAGTGGGGTGCCGACATCGTCATCCACTCCGCCACCAAGTACCTGGGCGGACACGGCACTGCCATCGGCGGCGTGATTGTGGACGGCGGCAAGTTCGACTTTGCAGCCAACCCCGAGAAGTTCCCGGGCTTCAACACGCCCGACGAAACCTACAACGGCATTGTCTTTGCCCGCGACCTCGGCGTCGGCTGCGCGCTGGGCGCCAACCTGGCATACGTGCTCAAGGCCCGGGTCCAGCTGCTGCGCGACCTTGGCGCAGCCATCTCACCGTTCAACGCCTTCCTCATTGCCCAGGGCGTTGAGACGTTGAGCCTGCGCGTGGAACGCCACGTCAGCAACGCCGTCACGGTCGCCGAATGGCTTGAGGCCAACGAGAACGTTGCAGCCGTGGCCTACGCCGGCATCCCCTCAAGCCCCTGGTTTGAACGCGGCCGCAAGTACGGTCCCAACGGTGTTGGCGCCATCATCTCCTTCGACATCAAGGGCGGCCTCGAGGCCGGAAAGCGCTTTGTGGACGGCCTCGAGCTGCACTCGCACGTCGCCAACCTCGGTGACGTGCGTTCCCTCGTCATCCACCCGGCCTCCACCACCCACGCCCAGCTCTCACCCGAGCAGCAGCTTGCCGCAGGTGTGCGCCCGGGAGCGGTCCGGCTGTCCGTCGGGCTGGAAAACGTCGCGGACATCATCGCCGACCTCGAAGCCGGATTCCGCGCAGCCAAATCAGCGTGAGTCCAGTGAGCCTAGTGATTCCGACGGCTGTGGAGGGCAACGTGTTTTCCCCCGAAGCAGAAATCGACGCACCAGAACCAGTCGGCAGTGACTTCTCCGCCGCTGTTGGCCAGGGCGGCGGTGTGCTGCGTTCAATCCACATCGGCGAACTGCCGCTCGAAGCCGGGGGCGTGCTGCCCTCGGTCACCATGGCCTTTGAATGCTGGGGCACCCTGAACGCCTCCGGTGACAACGCCGTCCTCATCCAACACGCGTTGACCGGCAGCACCCACGTCAGCCGCGGCGACTCCGAGGAGGACGGCTGGTGGGAAGGTCTCGTCGGTCCCGGCGAGGTCATCGACACCAACAAGTACTTCGTGGTCTGCGCCAACATGCTCGGCGGTTGCTACGGCACCACCGGGCCCTCCAGCATCGCCTCCGACGGCCGGCCCTACGGCTCCCGCTTTCCCTTCGTCACCATCCGTGATTCGGTCGACGCTGAGGCGCTGCTGGCCGACAGGCTGGGAATCGCCTCTTGGAACGCCGTCATTGGCGGTTCCATGGGTGGTGCGCGGGCGTTGGAATGGGCCGCAAGCCACCCGGAGCGGGTGCGGCGTTGCGCCGTGATCGCGTCCTGCGCGGCAAGCACTGCCGAGCAGATTGCCTTTGCCCAGGCGCAGGTGTTGGCGATCCGCCAGGATCCCAACTTTGCCGGCGGGGACTATTACGACGGCGCAGCACCCGCCTTGGGCTTGGGGCTGGCCCGCCGGATTGCCCACATCACCTACCGCTCCGAGACGGAGATGGACGGGCGTTTTGGGCGGCTGGCACAGGGAGACGGGACCATCAGCCATGACAGGCTGGAGTCCGCCGAATCCGCCAGGTACCGGGTGGAAAGCTACCTTGACCACCAGGCGCACAAGCTGGTGGGCCGCTTCGATGCCAACAGCTACATCGCCATCACCGAGGCGCTCATGAGTCATGACGTGGCGCGTGGCCGGGGCAGCCTCGAGGAGGCACTTGCCGTGACGGACGGCGTCGAATTTATCGTGGCAGCCGTCAACAGCGACCGGCTGTACTTCCCGGCACAATCGGAAGCGCTGGCCGCAGCACTGCCGGGGCATGTGCCGGTGGGCCGAATAGATTCACCCATTGGGCACGACGGTTTCCTCACGGAAGTTACCGCCGTGGGTGCGTTGCTGCAGGAGTCCTTCTTCCAGCCCTGACCGCCGCCCCTCCCCACATCCACCCACTGCGGATCAGCCGGCGCGTTACCACTGGCGGGTCTCCGTATTGGGCCCTCGGGTGCGTGGGCCCAAAGAGATTGCCCCTGCAGAAGATTTGCAGGGGCAATCTTTTGCGTACCTTCGTTAGAAGTTCTTGAAGATCGCTTCCCGGTGTGTGGCGTACTGCTCGGCCGTGACCTGGCCGGCTCGGCGGGCCGCATCCAGTGCGTCGAGCTGACGCTTGAGCTCAGCTTCGGCACGCATGCGCTCATTGGCGAACCCGGTGGTCTGGTGGCCGTGGGAGTTGTCGTAATTTTGCAGCGGAACACCGTTGAGCAAGGTCCCGACATAGGGTGTCCCGGAAGCCTGGTGGGCGACACCCTGACGTCCTGCCGGATTCGCACCAGACGGGGACCCGGCCACTGGATGGGCCGGGGTGCCAACATGGGTGCTGGCCTGCTGGGAGCGCTTCTTGCGGTTGGCGGCCCGGACAAATGAACTGATCAGGATCACGCCCATGATGACCAGCACAAAGAATGGTTGGAGGGAGAATGATGGGGTCGATGACGCGGCAACACTGCCCACAGCTAGTGGCCCAAACATGACTGTCACAATGCACCTCTTCTGATAGGGCGCACAACCCCACAGCGCCTCCACTCATCCTAGTCGCCTTGGCTGTGCACCGGCCCCGGCGTGCCGGGACGGGCTCGCAATCAGAGACAATTCGAAGGCTTTTCGGACGTATTGCACAAGGGTGGAGACTCATGTGGCGCACATGTCCCATGCAGAGGCCCGGCTGCCAGGTGACGGCAGCCCCCTTGGTGCTGCCTTCGGTGCGGTACTGGCAGCGCTATTGTTCAAACGGGCAGGGCCAGTCACTCAATGACGCTGACGCCGTGGTTGCGCAAGCGGGTGCTGAGCCAGCGGAAGCGGCGGCTGAGATGACGGGGCAAACCATGAACGACGGCGTGCACCTCGCCGAGCATGCCCCGTCGTCCATCTTTTGCTGGGGCAGCCTTACAAGCCGGGGCCGAACACCGGCCCGGGCGTGGGGCGTTTGGCGGTGATGCCGTCGCCGGAAGATTGGTGCCGGATCCGGCGCAGCACCCACGGAACCAGGAATTCCCTGGCCCAGACAAGGTCTCCGGCGCGGGCAGTTTGCCAATTTTGCGGAGGGAGCGGTGTCGGCTCAAGTGGCACGAGGCCGTGGCGGACGTTCAAGGCCGCCAACACCATGATGGCGATGGTGTGGTGGCCGAGCGGGGAGAAATGCAGTCTGTCATCAGCCCACATCTGCGTGTCGCTGAGTTGCCGCAGCGACCACATGTCACCCACGACCGCGTCGTGCCGGGCGGCGATGGTGCGCAGGTTTTCGTTGTAGACGGCCACCCGGCCGCGCACCATGCCAAGAACGGGGGTGTCGCGAATGTCGGGTCCGTTTAACAACAGCACGGTGGCTCCGGCGGCAGCCATCCGCCCCACAGCCCTGTCCAACTGCTCTGCAAGGGCATCGGGATCCGAACCGGGCCGGATGAGGTCGTTGCCGCCGGCGGAAATACTGATCAAGTCCGGCTTGAGTGCTAAGGCAGGTTCCAGCTGTTCGCCGAGAATCTGGCCCAGAAGGCGCCCCCGAATGGCCAGATTGGCATAGCGGAAATCTGCTGTGCCGTGGCTCAATTCCTCAGCCACGCGGTCAGCCCAGCCGCGGTAGCCGCCGGGGCTTGACGGCTCGGGGTCGCCGATGCCCTCGGTAAATGAGTCGCCCATGGCGACGTAGCGGGTCCAGGGATGCTGCAGCAAAGAATCATTCACACTTACATACTGCCCGGTAACCTCGTTGCGGCGCCACCCCTATGCACCGGAATCCACAGATTTCCCCTCCCGCATTTTTGGGCCTGCCGGTCTGCATGGAAAGATGTGAACATGAGTGAAACCCCCACAGTCCTTTGGTCACGCCCTGAAACTGAACGCGCCGGAACACCACTTTTGGTAATTTTCCACGGCTACGGCGCCGACGAGGCGGACCTGTTCTCGCTGGCCAGCCAGCTCCCCTCCGACTTCACCGTGGCCTCGGTCCGGGCGCCGCTGCAGGCCGGACCCGGCTACGCCTGGTTCCCGTTGCGCAACGACCTCAGCTACTCGGTGACGGCCGTGACGGAGGCCGCGACCGCCGTCGAACTTTGGCTGGACGGCGTCCGCGAGGCCCACACATCCGTGACGCTGCTGGGCTTCTCGCAGGGCATGTGCATGGCCACCTCGCTGCTGCGCCACCGCCCCACCGACTATGCCGCAGTGGTGGGACTGTCGGGATTTGTGGTCGATGACGAGGGTGATCCGTTCTTCGACGACGCCGCCGTGGCCGCCGCCAAGCCGGAGATTTTCTGGGGCCGCGACCAAGCCGACCCGGTCATCCCGCAGACCGCCGTCGAGGCCACCAACACCTGGATGCACGGCCATGTGAAGCTCACCAAGGTGCTTTACACGGGCATTTTCCATGGCATCAACGCCCAGGAAATCGCGCACGTGGGCGAGTTCCTACAGTACAAGGTCCTGAACGTGCAGACCACCAAGTAGCTCCCATTTAACGAACGACGGCGGCACTCAGGTTGGGTGCCGCCGCGTTCGCGTTCGCTGCCTCCCAAACCTCGCAGGCTCGGATTGGGTCCTTCGGCAGCTCTCTTCCGCTTTGGTCCCGCAGGGGACGTCAGCCGCCGGTGGTGATGCGGACCGTTTCGCCGTTGATGGTGACGGTGTCGCCGGGGTGGAGCTGGCGGCCGCGGCGTTCGTCGATCTCGCCGTTGACCTTGACCAGGCCATTCTTGATGAGCT
This genomic interval from Arthrobacter sp. PAMC 25486 contains the following:
- a CDS encoding bifunctional o-acetylhomoserine/o-acetylserine sulfhydrylase, whose amino-acid sequence is MSNGWSFETRQIHVGQEPDATTGARALPIYQTTSFVFPSAESAAARFALAELEPIYTRIGNPTTAVVEDRIANLEGGVGALLLASGQAATTFAILNIAEAGDHIVSSPSVYGGTFNLLAHSLKKLGIETTFVSDPDNLDEWRAAVRPNTKAFFGETVSNPRQDVLDLENISAIAHEAGVPLIVDNTLATPYLIRPLEWGADIVIHSATKYLGGHGTAIGGVIVDGGKFDFAANPEKFPGFNTPDETYNGIVFARDLGVGCALGANLAYVLKARVQLLRDLGAAISPFNAFLIAQGVETLSLRVERHVSNAVTVAEWLEANENVAAVAYAGIPSSPWFERGRKYGPNGVGAIISFDIKGGLEAGKRFVDGLELHSHVANLGDVRSLVIHPASTTHAQLSPEQQLAAGVRPGAVRLSVGLENVADIIADLEAGFRAAKSA
- a CDS encoding homoserine O-acetyltransferase, with amino-acid sequence MLRSIHIGELPLEAGGVLPSVTMAFECWGTLNASGDNAVLIQHALTGSTHVSRGDSEEDGWWEGLVGPGEVIDTNKYFVVCANMLGGCYGTTGPSSIASDGRPYGSRFPFVTIRDSVDAEALLADRLGIASWNAVIGGSMGGARALEWAASHPERVRRCAVIASCAASTAEQIAFAQAQVLAIRQDPNFAGGDYYDGAAPALGLGLARRIAHITYRSETEMDGRFGRLAQGDGTISHDRLESAESARYRVESYLDHQAHKLVGRFDANSYIAITEALMSHDVARGRGSLEEALAVTDGVEFIVAAVNSDRLYFPAQSEALAAALPGHVPVGRIDSPIGHDGFLTEVTAVGALLQESFFQP
- a CDS encoding SGNH/GDSL hydrolase family protein, whose product is MGDSFTEGIGDPEPSSPGGYRGWADRVAEELSHGTADFRYANLAIRGRLLGQILGEQLEPALALKPDLISISAGGNDLIRPGSDPDALAEQLDRAVGRMAAAGATVLLLNGPDIRDTPVLGMVRGRVAVYNENLRTIAARHDAVVGDMWSLRQLSDTQMWADDRLHFSPLGHHTIAIMVLAALNVRHGLVPLEPTPLPPQNWQTARAGDLVWAREFLVPWVLRRIRHQSSGDGITAKRPTPGPVFGPGL
- a CDS encoding alpha/beta hydrolase; this translates as MSETPTVLWSRPETERAGTPLLVIFHGYGADEADLFSLASQLPSDFTVASVRAPLQAGPGYAWFPLRNDLSYSVTAVTEAATAVELWLDGVREAHTSVTLLGFSQGMCMATSLLRHRPTDYAAVVGLSGFVVDDEGDPFFDDAAVAAAKPEIFWGRDQADPVIPQTAVEATNTWMHGHVKLTKVLYTGIFHGINAQEIAHVGEFLQYKVLNVQTTK
- a CDS encoding RNA-binding S4 domain-containing protein translates to MSSHEIIDIPIRDDMIRLGQLLKLASLVEDGVEATELIKNGLVKVNGEIDERRGRQLHPGDTVTINGETVRITTGG